A part of Aegilops tauschii subsp. strangulata cultivar AL8/78 chromosome 2, Aet v6.0, whole genome shotgun sequence genomic DNA contains:
- the LOC109749818 gene encoding uncharacterized protein, producing the protein MERLGAASASSGEQTKRVGEPKREQNLVKVGMDTWNQFGASYKIRLVHILKNLHTSEVKIYSDASREFIELLDGDSGGEVLRDYVQQSPRLVELMEAWRLHREKPGMAYILSLFATVLGNPGGKSRQHAFSKKCLDAVARTILEDKDKVGDVYRELNSGEFRRQNAALDLLAAIVRRGAGLASEVAESFDFKMAVVTQLAGIQKKRGGRDGRNQKKGANFGSTRRSLVGFAMSFLEVGNPKLLRWVLQQRELYSGVLRGIGEDDAETVVYVLSTLRDNVLVEESLVPPGLRSVLFGSATLEQLSLISGNLDAGEAADLAHQVLVMVCTDPKNGLMPSSHLRGNEKRLLDLMKKLKSTESVHHKNLLLAIVSKRLSFCAAYMNEFPYNIEPRPSPSWFAAISLAADIISSAKTDSIFHSFLSHDLVSVDDEQVQVVLKCIVPHVCSRAVINRGLQHSDDLVKHGSLRLVFESVNLLCCVTEAINGVVSSVGSTSESSSSTKGKIRMNSFPGLSCSTATDAFLVDKLNQGDQMRVKRWISLREYIQDEVRGAIPDPQVLLKLLSSASQKHQNCSQSRLERRAQVSEPPQKKQRCNAIDEDDDIIIGGIDVEWAKDVSEEQDQDLASDHATTLCEIWGLDKQDLEMKDAEVVDSVFHSKLLDVLRLYLRVMPRSFDGSFDFFRVIPPNPLDLSKDEQHSLLSLLVEYSGQHGGHWDPERVPESMYKHLQPLIDIMLHSPVKIIREQAFILVRAALASSGAFDQNFAEIDAWLVFLPGYEAKWCVRESLGANKLSQIVIPFLCDAVSMVGSNLYKYQDYMRKFISKSGQLEVYSPAFSPLVICVLQKCLRLLDSESGGMKVHEKSTISLYVCNTIYLILQSQVDAQLLLDLIGAVLNQRFDIFSPEELQSRIYLAEWRPFINLLHISRNISDQQNSSLFTAAEHSSELHSNSLSSVIRKVQEMLSQQHTNLPDDVATAFLFSIMCAAPQDIICSFPELLDVVKTHCPSHMQFLSSVLYLQHDYLAEIATCWPDIFFCSLRQIEGNLDVDEGKCQNHSISAELTALSTFLNVTPFCALLPSVLSLVFSGPAKTGEAHALLLDALVRLIRAKLYESTISELTFNLRVILFWSHRLLLSYTRKGSNVLEELCHVCSTLVDSIFEHIRVLAADTADLNASVECFQDIVESVLHHPTIDLPCSLSNCPDLTDGSVEHVEEAFTSFSKENLHLVDGFVVNLLSKLYDLLLLAENDGQSLESLFASPKAMLEKILLLFKDKFQVCMDNGNFGLLLPNFYMVRALKKFMSPVRLLELVNWMFSELESRGSSCSAAFAPAAFVCLSVADIAMELLYDYLQQTDQRSESCQLWGLEIRSSDIATIQRVYHFILHFTAKLNLESADVCLLKMLIRIHNAERSAGQNTEYTAFHMMLSTMATNTPLSILHHCMFPTSKVKAKVLWLLLEVSPIHMNFFGQMLMKVLEEDTSILQGMDYNSDSSWAHADSSILLLPAALSYMRHHSDGHMQCAEFLEPLAKFYCEMLLGDNGFPCWKSFITRTIFEENFGDFQHESVPDMMDYFSDTLLGKSVTMLHYCLSLKEMPRKQRLEIVASLCPQSSGLLDFDVSDINPDSHKGHLKLTNELLAKISLIRLLLSPPRRLSSNETASDRESKRVSNAKLNFISILVRTLDQILRNFPRCDGLSHSDKQQRIIRSLEYTVLKNIIELSSEIQTHLNQLKSIPFLNQFIRSSLLHRFNDHVTLKAIRCVLVVLSEGKFPADEILELILGHSHFLSSITCSEVSEYSSAFNATGSLLQPAPGILKSVDSLFTKENEFHIGIAETRKIEIIRLLRILYDIKSRQQSNGLLNESKELSFLLLSVYGATLSETDLEIFNLMNEIESHECKTIAEMDHLWGSAAVKYREELKLDSSISEIHKTENTESNSRRRALFRENIPIDSKLCVMTVLQFCYKRSTRTSVFSLEQLRQDKFGDILKTTSQSTDMVRIYDPMFILRFSIHTLLMGYIEPAEFSRVGLLAITLVCISSPDEELRKLGYESLNTFKKSLEASQKSKEKWQLQLLLTYLQNGISKPWQRIPSIIAIFAAEASLTLLDSSHTQFNTISKYLMNSASVDMQSIPLFPTLLKSSSVHFKADRLWMLRLLYAGSNLADDATICKNKSVLELALAFCSSAISDSESKHLILQVLKKCVKLPVLAQHLVKNCGLLSWISSVISTHGKGLDNNSSSRIVGLALEVLDVLILSRFITEWLQETALEQLSEISQYLYLLVEDGKLLKGDITMLSSILNIIASTMRLSMKRKIYQPHFTLSLHGIFKLCQAIDGNSRSIELKPSMELGTDVVLMNGPLPISSETDKSRTVMVVSWVTSNIFWLCKQKSAVEMLCEEPLNNECRLSKILRWLVASVILGRISRISPEKRGGLATSTNSPGTLQSFLNHSSETVEMVDSHVANEALAAIILYLQGHVKKKSDTLPSVMTALSLLLLDRCSEQVLVDGRGQIETLCSKIHCPAESNPAWRWHYYQPWRDPALQHTATERMEVEQSCRSLLIIFSNALSAAGLPAGIPVLSVGDIEKSGLFQWERDSVVEQPHA; encoded by the exons ATGGAGAGGCTTGGAGCTGCTTCGGCATCCTCAGGAGAACAAACAAAAAG GGTGGGGGAGCCAAAACGAGAGCAAAACTTGGTGAAGGTGGGAATGGACACCTGGAACCAGTTCGGTGCATCCTATAAGATCAGGTTGGTCCATATCCTTAAGAACCTCCACACTTCGGAGGTCAAAATCTACTCAGACGCGTCGAGGGAGTTCATCGAGCTATTGGACGGTGATTCTGGTGGTGAGGTGCTACGGGACTATGTCCAGCAGTCCCCGCGGCTCGTGGAGCTGATGGAGGCATGGCGGCTGCACCGGGAGAAGCCAGGGATGGCGTACATACTTTCCCTGTTTGCCACTGTCCTGGGCAACCCCGGTGGCAAGTCGCGGCAGCATGCTTTTTCTAAGAAGTGCTTGGACGCCGTTGCTAGGACGATACTGGAGGATAAGGACAAGGTGGGGGATGTGTACCGTGAACTCAACAGTGGCGAGTTCCGGCGCCAGAATGCTGCATTGGATTTGCTTGCTGCCATTGTCAGGCGTGGTGCGGGGCTGGCGTCGGAGGTTGCCGAGAGCTTTGATTTCAAGATGGCTGTTGTGACGCAACTAGCAGGGATACAGAAGAAGAGAGGGGGCAGGGATGGGAGGAATCAGAAAAAAGGTGCTAATTTTGGCTCTACAAGGCGATCACTTGTTGGGTTTGCCATGTCGTTCCTTGAGGTTGGGAACCCGAAGCTGCTAAGATGGGTCCTTCAACAGAGGGAGCTTTACTCAGGGGTGCTACGCGGGATTGGAGAAGATGATGCTGAGACTGTTGTGTATGTCCTCTCAACACTGCGGGATAATGTTTTGGTAGAGGAGTCACTTGTCCCACCAGGGCTCCGCAGTGTCCTTTTTGGAAGTGCCACATTGGAACAGCTGAGCTTGATATCGGGGAATTTGGATGCAGGTGAAGCAGCTGACCTTGCTCATCAAGTGCTGGTCATGGTCTGCACTGATCCAAAAAATGGATTAATGCCATCCTCACATTTGAGAGGTAACGAGAAACGCTTGCTGGATCTGATGAAGAAGTTGAAGTCTACTGAGAGCGTTCACCACAAGAATCTGTTGCTGGCTATTGTTAGTAAGAGGCTTTCTTTTTGCGCGGCATACATGAATGAGTTCCCTTACAATATTGAACCACGGCCATCCCCCTCTTG GTTTGCTGCCATCTCCCTAGCAGCGGATATAATATCTTCAGCAAAAACTGATAGCATATTTCATAGTTTCCTGTCACATGATCTGGTATCCGTCGATGATGAACAAGTACAGGTAGTTCTGAAGTGCATCGTGCCCCATGTATGCTCTCGAGCAGTGATAAATAGGGGATTGCAGCATTCTGATGATCTTGTGAAGCATGGTTCTCTGAGGCTTGTTTTTGAGTCAGTGAACCTACTGTGCTGTGTTACTGAAGCAATCAATGGTGTGGTATCAAGTGTGGGATCAACATCAGAATCCAGTAGCTCAACAAAAGGGAAAATCAGAATGAACAGTTTCCCAGGATTAAGTTGTTCCACTGCAACGGATGCATTCTTGGTAGATAAACTTAACCAGGGAGACCAAATGCGTGTCAAGAGGTGGATATCTCTGAGAGAATACATTCAAGATGAAGTGCGCGGAGCTATTCCTGATCCACAGGTCCTTCTGAAGTTACTTTCTTCTGCCAGTCAGAAACACCAAAATTGTTCTCAGAGTAGACTTGAGAGACGTGCTCAGGTTTCTGAGCCTCCTCAAAAGAAACAGAGATGTAATGCTATCGATGAGGACGATGATATTATTATTGGTGGAATTGATGTTGAGTGGGCCAAGGATGTATCTGAAGAGCAAGACCAAGACTTGGCAAGCGATCATGCTACCACTCTGTGTGAGATATGGGGCTTAGATAAGCAAGATCTGGAGATGAAAGATGCAGAAGTGGTAGACAGTGTTTTCCACTCGAAGTTGCTTGATGTTCTCCGGCTCTATTTG AGGGTAATGCCCAGGTCATTTGATGGATCATTTGACTTCTTTAGGGTTATACCACCTAATCCGTTGGATCTATCCAAGGATGAGCAGCACTCCCTATTGTCACTTTTAGTTGAGTATTCAGGGCAACACGGGGGACATTGGGACCCAGAGAGAGTTCCAGAATCAATGTACAAGCATTTGCAACCACTGATTGACATCATGTTGCACTCACCAGTTAAGATCATCCGTGAGCAAGCGTTCATTTTAGTTAGAGCTGCTCTAGCAAGTTCTGGTGCGTTTGATCAGAACTTTGCGGAGATTGATGCATGGTTAGTTTTCTTGCCTGGTTATGAAGCCAAATGGTGTGTAAGAGAGAGCCTAGGAGCTAATAAATTGTCACAAATTGTGATCCCTTTCCTCTGCGATGCTGTTTCAATGGTTGGGAGCAATTTGTACAAATACCAAGATTACATGCGGAAGTTCATCTCTAAATCAGGCCAGCTTGAAG TCTATTCTCCAGCTTTCAGTCCTCTGGTTATTTGTGTTCTTCAGAAATGCCTTAGGCTACTTGACTCTGAGTCTGGAGGTATGAAAGTACATGAGAAGTCGACAATTTCATTATATGTGTGCAACACAATCTACCTTATTCTGCAGTCCCAG GTAGATGCTCAATTATTGCTTGACCTTATTGGTGCTGTTCTGAATCAGAGATTTGATATTTTTTCACCGGAAGAACTACAGTCTAGGATTTATCTTGCTGAATGGAGGCCATTCATTAATTTGTTGCATATCTCTAGGAATATCTCGGACCAACAAAATTCTAGTTTGTTCACAGCTGCGGAACATTCTTCTGAACTTCATTCAAACTCTTTGTCCTCTGTGATTAGAAAGGTTCAAGAAATGTTAAGTCAGCAACACACTAATTTGCCAGATGATGTAGCGACTGCATTCTTATTTTCAATCATGTGTGCAGCTCCACAGGACATTATCTGTAGCTTTCCAGAGCTTCTTGATGTTGTGAAAACACACTGTCCTTCTCATATGCAATTCTTGTCGTCAGTTCTTTATCTGCAACATGATTACCTAGCTGAAATTGCTACTTGTTGGCCGGATATTTTCTTCTGTAGTCTCAGACAGATCGAGGGTAATCTTGATGTTGATGAGGGCAAATGTCAAAACCACTCAATTTCTGCAGAATTGACTGCATTGAGTACATTCCTAAATGTGACTCCGTTCTGTGCACTCTTACCTTCAGTATTAAGCCTTGTGTTCTCTGGGCCAGCTAAAACTGGGGAGGCACATGCATTGCTACTTGATGCACTTGTCCGACTTATTCGAGCTAAGCTTTATGAAAGCACAATCAGTGAGTTGACATTTAATCTGAGAGTCATATTATTCTGGAGCCATCGCTTGCTGTTGTCATACACTAGGAAGGGTTCAAATGTTCTTGAAGAACTTTGCCATGTATGCTCCACTCTTGTTGATAGCATATTTGAGCACATCCGAGTTTTGGCTGCTGATACTGCTGACTTGAATGCTTCAGTGGAATGTTTCCAAGATATTGTTGAATCGGTTCTCCACCATCCTACTATTGACCTGCCATGTTCCTTATCCAATTGCCCGGACTTGACAGATGGGAGTGTGGAACATGTGGAAGAAGCATTTACTAGTTTTTCAAAGGAAAATCTGCACCTTGTAGATGGTTTTGTTGTGAATCTTCTTAGTAAACTATATGACCTTTTACTGTTGGCTGAAAATGATGGTCAGTCCTTAGAGTCGCTGTTTGCTTCCCCAAAGGCCATGCTAGAAAAAATACTGCTGTTGTTCAAGGATAAATTTCAAGTCTGCATGGACAATGGAAACTTTGGACTGCTTTTGCCAAATTTCTACATGGTTCGGGCATTGAAAAAATTCATGTCCCCTGTCAGACTTCTAGAACTTGTAAATTGGATGTTCTCAGAGTTAGAAAGTCGTGGGTCGAGTTGTTCAGCTGCATTTGCCCCTGCTGCTTTTGTATGTCTATCTGTTGCTGATATTGCCATGGAATTACTGTATGATTATCTACAACAAACTGATCAGAGATCAGAATCCTGTCAATTATGGGGCTTGGAGATTCGAAGTTCAGATATTGCCACCATTCAGCGAGTATATCATTTCATTCTCCATTTTACTGCTAAACTGAATCTCGAATCTGCTGATGTTTGCTTGCTGAAGATGTTGATTCGTATCCATAATGCAGAAAGATCTGCAGGACAGAACACTGAATATACTGCATTCCACATGATGTTATCTACCATGGCCACCAACACCCCCCTTAGCATTCTTCATCACTGTATGTTTCCCACATCTAAGGTTAAAGCAAAAGTTTTATGGTTGCTTTTGGAAGTAAGCCCTATACACATGAACTtttttggccagatgttgatgaaAGTTCTAGAAGAAGACACTTCTATTCTGCAAGGCATGGATTACAATTCTGATTCTTCATGGGCTCATGCGGATAGCTCTATACTTCTGCTGCCTGCTGCTTTGTCATACATGAGGCATCACAGTGATGGCCATATGCAGTGTGCTGAATTCCTTGAGCCACTTGCAAAATTTTACTGTGAAATGCTATTAGGTGATAATGGGTTTCCATGTTGGAAAAGTTTTATTACTAGGACCATTTTTGAGGAAAATTTTGGTGACTTTCAACATGAATCAGTTCCAGATATGATGGATTATTTCAGTGACACTCTCTTGGGGAAGTCTGTTACCATGTTGCACTACTGCTTGTCTTTAAAAGAAATGCCCCGGAAGCAACGCTTGGAAATAGTTGCTTCACTTTGTCCACAATCTTCTGGCCTATTAGATTTTGATGTCAGTGATATTAATCCTGACTCGCACAAAGGTCATCTGAAGCTTACTAATGAATTGCTTGCAAAGATATCATTGATTAGGTTGTTGCTGTCTCCTCCCAGAAGATTGTCGTCTAATGAGACAGCATCAGACAGGGAGTCCAAGAGAGTGAGCAATGCTAAGCTGAATTTCATAAGCATCTTGGTCAGAACTTTGGATCAAATACTCAGGAATTTCCCCCGCTGTGATGGCTTATCACACTCTGATAAACAACAAAGGATCATCCGTTCTTTGGAATATACAGTTCTCAAGAATATTATCGAACTGTCTTCAGAGATTCAAACTCATCTGAACCAATTGAAGTCAATACCTTTCCTTAACCAATTCATCAGATCATCTCTCTTGCACAGGTTCAATGATCATGTCACACTAAAAGCAATTCGATGTGTTCTTGTTGTATTATCAGAAGGGAAGTTTCCTGCTGATGAAATTCTTGAGCTCATACTGGGCCACTCCCATTTTCTGTCGTCAATAACCTGCAGTGAAGTTTCTGAATATTCATCTGCATTTAATGCTACAGGGAGCCTTCTACAGCCAGCACCAGGCATTTTAAAATCAGTCGATTCTCTTTTCACTAAAGAAAACGAGTTCCATATTGGCATAGCAGAAACGAGAAAAATAGAAATCATCAGATTACTCAGGATACTGTATGATATTAAGAGTAGACAACAGAGTAATGGCCTATTGAATGAATCAAAAGAGCTAAGTTTCTTGCTTTTATCTGTTTATGGTGCAACTCTTAGCGAAACAGATCTGGAGATATTTAATCTTATGAATGAGATAGAGTCACATGAGTGCAAAACTATCGCTGAAATGGATCATCTATGGGGGAGTGCAGCTGTTAAATATAGAGAAGAACTGAAACTAGATTCTTCAATATCAGAAATCCACAAAACAGAGAACACAGAAAGTAATAGTAGGCGAAGGGCTCTATTTCGGGAGAACATACCAATTGATTCTAAGCTCTGTGTCATGACAGTCTTGCAATTTTGCTACAAAAGGTCTACAAGGACTTCTGTGTTCTCACTAGAACAGCTTCGTCAGGACAAATTTGGTGATATTTTGAAG acaacatctcaaagcacggATATGGTTCGGATTTATGATCCTATGTTTATCTTGCGTTTCTCGATTCATACTCTTCTCATGGGTTACATTGAGCCTGCTGAGTTCTCTCGAGTTGGGCTGCTTGCCATTACGCTTGTTTGCATATCATCTCCTGATGAAGAATTGAGAAAGCTGGGTTATGAATCTCTAAATACATTCAAAAAATCACTCGAG GCTTCTCAGAAAAGCAAGGAAAAATGGCAGCTCCAGCTTCTTTTGACATATCTACAGAATGGGATATCCAAACCATGGCAGAGGATACCTTCCATTATTGCTATTTTTGCCGCAGAAGCATCATTGACACTGCTGGATAGCTCGCATACTCAGTTCAATACCATAAGCAAATATTTGATGAATTCAGCCTCTGTCGATATGCAG AGCATTCCATtatttccaacattattgaagaGTAGTTCCGTGCATTTCAAAGCTGATCGATTGTGGATGCTTCGCTTATTATATGCTGGATCAAATCTAGCTGATGATGCTACGATATGCAAGAACAAAAGTGTTTTAGAGCTTGCTCTTGCCTTTTGTTCTTCAGCTATTTCAGATTCTGAATCGAAGCATTTAATCCTTCAG GTGCTAAAGAAGTGTGTGAAGCTGCCAGTTCTAGCACAGCATTTAGTAAAAAATTGTGGCCTTCTGTCGTGGATATCCTCTGTTATTTCAACTCATGGCAAAGGACTGGACAACAACTCTAGTTCCAGAATAGTTGGGTTGGCATTGGAG GTACTCGATGTTTTGATCTTATCAAGATTCATTACGGAATGGCTCCAAGAAACTGCACTTGAGCAACTGTCAGAAATATCTCAATATCTGTATCTGCTAGTTGAAGATGGAAAATTATTGAAAGGGGATATCACCATGCTGAGTTCAATTCTAAATATTATTGCATCTACAATGAGGTTGTCTATGAAAAGGAAGATATACCAACCGCATTTTACTTTGTCCCTCCATGGCATATTTAAGTTGTGCCAAGCTATTGATGGCAATTCAAGAAGCATCGAACTTAAGCCATCAATGGAACTTGGTACTGATGTCGTCCTTATGAACGGTCCTCTGCCAATTAGTTCTGAAACG GATAAGTCAAGAACTGTGATGGTTGTTTCATGGGTAACTTCCAATATCTTCTGGTTATGTAAACAAAAGTCTGCGGTTGAAATGTTATGTGAAGAGCCGCTAAACAATGAATGTCGACTATCAAAGATATTGCGTTGGTTAGTGGCTTCTGTAATCCTTGGCAGGATCTCCCGCATCTCTCCTGAAAAGAGGGGAGGTCTTGCCACGAGCACAAATAGTCCCGGAACTCTTCAGTCTTTCTTGAACCATTCATCTGAAACTGTTGAAATGGTGGATAGTCACGTTGCGAATGAGGCGCTGGCTGCCATTATACTTTACCTACAAGGTCATGTGAAAAAGAAGAGTGATACTTTGCCGTCGGTCATGACGGCTCTTAGCTTGTTACTTCTTGACAGATGCAGCGAACAAG TTTTGGTTGATGGCCGTGGACAAATCGAAACGCTTTGCTCAAAGATACATTGCCCCGCCGAATCTAATCCCGCATGGAGATG GCATTATTATCAACCTTGGAGAGATCCTGCCCTGCAGCACACTGCGACAGAGCGCATGGAAGTGGAGCAGTCATGCCGAAGCCTGTTGATCATATTTTCTAATGCCCTGAGCGCTGCTGGGTTGCCGGCAGGTATTCCAGTGCTGTCAGTTGGTGACATTGAGAAGTCTGGGCTGTTCCAGTGGGAAAGAGACTCGGTGGTTGAGCAGCCTCACGCGTAG
- the LOC109749822 gene encoding flavonoid O-methyltransferase-like protein Os11g0303600, giving the protein MAEEESRAKMATSSAELLQAEAELVRHSLGYLKSMALHSAVKLGIPDALHRCGGAASLPDLLSTLALPCSKRPYLSRLMKMLAVEGIFTAVAAVDVPAAGEGEGAAAAPSVRYGLNPVSRLLVSGGVSPCVLMGTSPLFLEASLRLPQWFQRDSEGEPAFAMAHGESPYAATGHDMEFNALVNEAMGSDSRYMAELVVRECGEVFTGVTSLVDVGGGNGTMATAIAKAFPHVRCSVLDLPHVVQGVVSTHESVEFAAGDMMEYVPPADAVLLKCVLHNWSDEDCVKILTKCREAIAQGAKAGAGKVIIIDAVVGSPSHSQVLEAQVLMDMQMMMLFMSKEREELNWQKIFMEAGFSHYKIQPVLGMRSIIQLYP; this is encoded by the exons ATGGCAGAAGAAGAAAGCAGAGCCAAAATGGCCACCTCAAGCGCGGAGCTTCTGCAAGCTGAGGCAGAGCTCGTGCGCCACTCCCTAGGCTACCTCAAGTCCATGGCGTTGCACAGCGCGGTGAAGCTTGGAATCCCCGACGCTCTCCACCGCTGCGGCGGCGCCGCCTCTTTGCCCGACCTGCTATCCACCCTTGCCCTCCCCTGCAGCAAACGGCCGTACCTGTCCCGGCTCATGAAGATGCTAGCCGTGGAAGGAATCTTCACGGCTGTGGCAGCCGTGGACGTTCCTGCCgccggcgagggcgagggcgccgccgccgcgccgagcGTCCGGTACGGCCTCAACCCGGTGTCCCGCCTTCTCGTCAGCGGCGGCGTGTCCCCGTGCGTGCTCATGGGCACCTCGCCGCTGTTCCTGGAGGCCTCTCTCCGGCTGCCCCAGTGGTTCCAGAGGGACAGCGAGGGCGAGCCGGCGTTCGCGATGGCGCACGGCGAGAGCCCCTACGCCGCCACCGGCCATGACATGGAGTTCAACGCGCTGGTGAACGAGGCGATGGGGTCCGACAGCCGGTACATGGCGGAGCTCGTCGTCCGCGAGTGCGGCGAGGTGTTCACGGGCGTGACGTCGCTGGTCGACGTCGGCGGCGGGAACGGCACCATGGCGACGGCCATCGCCAAGGCCTTCCCGCATGTCAGGTGTTCCGTGCTGGACCTCCCACATGTTGTACAGGGCGTCGTCTCAACACATGAATCGGTTGAGTTTGCTGCCGGCGACATGATGGAATACGTTCCACCAGCTGATGCAGTTCTGCTTAAG TGTGTGCTACACAACTGGAGCGACGAGGATTGTGTGAAGATCCTGACAAAATGCAGAGAGGCCATTGCCCAAGGAGCGAAAGCAGGGGCAGGGAAGGTGATAATCATCGATGCTGTTGTTGGATCTCCCTCACACTCACAAGTACTTGAAGCTCAAGTCTTGAtggatatgcaaatgatgatgcTATTCATGAGCAAAGAACGTGAGGAACTCAACTGGCAAAAGATATTCATGGAAGCGGGATTTAGTCATTACAAAATACAGCCTGTCCTAGGAATGCGATCCATCATCCAACTCTACCCATAG